In Bradyrhizobium sp. 195, the sequence ACTGGCCATGGTTACTAATCCGGCCAACGAAAAGACGGGCCGCACACTGGGCGTAGGCGGCCGCATCACAGGGGACTGTCAATGATCAAGGCTCTTTCAGCGATCGCACTCTCTGCGTCTGTTGCCGCAGCCCTCACCCTCCTGCCCGGCTTTGCCCCGACCGTCGAAGCCAGCGTGCCGCAGCCGCTGGCCAAGAGTGACCGGCTCGATATCCGCGCCATCGGGAAAGACTGCTCGCAGCAGGCCTGGCCGAATTTCGAGGCCTCGTGCCTGCGCAAGGCTGGCACCAAGGCGAATGTCCGCGAGGCGCGCCTCGTGACCGCTAACCGGATGCCGTAGTCGGGTCTGTCAGCTTCGCGTCATATAATCCCGATGGAGTTTTGCGACGTCTCATCGCAGACTGGGCGATGATCGCGCCCAGCGGAATGGCCCGTTGGGCGCGATCCCATTGGGGGGCCGCCCTTGTCCAGTACGCCCGCAGTCGCTTCCGGCCACCACCCAGATCCGCTGCCGCTTGCCATGACCATGGGCGCCCTCGGCGTCGTCTACGGCGATATCGGCACCAGCCCCCTCTACGCCCTGAAGGAAGCCGCTAAGGCGGCCGCCCACGGCGCGACGATCGCGCCCGAAGCCGTCCTGGGGGTGGTCTCGCTGATCCTCTGGGCCCTGCTGCTGATCATCTCGCTGAAATATGCGCTGTTGATCCTGCGCGCGGACAATCGCGGCGAAGGCGGCATCGTCGCGCTGCTCGCCCTGCTCCACGCCCGCCATGCCCAGCCCGGCACATGGCGCGCCCATCTCCTGGTGGTCGGCCTCGTCGGCGCCGCCCTGCTCTATGGCGATGGCGCGATCACGCCGGCAATCTCCGTGCTCAGCGCCATCGAGGGCCTCAAGGTCGATGCCCCCTCACTCGCGCCCGTCGTGGTGCCCGTGACCGTCGCCATCCTGATCGGCCTGTTCATGATGCAGAAGCAGGGCACCGGCTTCATTGGCCGCATCTTCGGACCGGTGATGCTGGCCTGGTTCGTCGTGCTCGCCGCGCTCGGCATCCACGGCATCGTCAAGGCGCCGGCCGTACTGGCGGCGCTCAGCCCGCTCTATGCCTTCGAATTCCTGATCCACCAGGATTTTCACATCTCATTCGGAATTCTCGGCGCGGCCTTTCTCGCGGTGACCGGCGGCGAGGCCATGTATGCCGACATGGGGCATTTCGGTCGCTTCCCGATCCGCCTCGCCTGGTTTGCTATCTGTCTGCCGGCGCTGGTGCTGAACTATTTCGGCCAGGCCGCGCTGCTGATCACCGATCCCGCCATGATCGAGAATCCGTTCTTCCAGCTCTGCCCCGACGCCCTGCACTATCCGCTCGTCGCGTTCTCGGCGGTCGCCACCGTGATCGCTTCGCAGGCGATCATCTCCGGCGTGTTCTCGCTGACCCAGCAGTCGATCCAGCTCGGCTTCCTGCCGCGCATGCAGATCCGCCACACGAGCAATGCAATCGGGCAGATCTACGTGCCCCTGGTGAACTGGCTGCTCGCCGCCGCCACGCTGGGGGCGGTCCTGAGTTTCGGCACGTCGGACGCGCTTGCCGGCGCCTATGGCATCGCGGTGTCGCTGCTGATGGCGATCACGACGCTGCTCGCCGCGCTGGTCGCGATCCAGTGGGGCTATTCGCCCTGGCTGGTGGTGGCCGTGAATGGGGCCTTCTTCGTCATCGACGTGATCTTCTTCTCGGCCAACTCGGTCAAGCTGTTCGAGGGCGGCTGGTTTCCGCTGCTGCTCGCCGGCCTCGTCGCCTTCCTGATGCTGACCTGGCGCTCCGGCGTCAAGCTGGTCGAGGTCGCGCGCGCGAAGCTGCGCCAGCCGGAGGAGGACCTGATCGAGACCGCGGTCAACAAGTGCCACGCAAGGCTGCCCGGGACCGCCGTATTCCTGGCATCCGCACCGCGCGGCGTGCCGCTCGCGCTCACCCAGTTCGTCAAGCATAACCGGGTGCTGCACGAACGCGTGCTGCTGGTCAGCGTGCTGATCGAGGAATCCCCGCACATCGCCGACGAGGAACGCGCCGAGATGATCGAGATCATTCCCGGCATCACCCGCGTGATCCTGCATTACGGCTTCATGCAGAACCCGACGATCTATGAGGGACTGAAGCTCGTCTGCCGCCAGAGCAAGTTGCCCGGCGTCGATCTCTCCGACATCACCTATTACGTGGGACGCGAGACCATCATCCCCAGCGAGAACATTCCGGGCATGTGGGTCTGGCGCGAAGGCGTGTTCGCCTTCCTCCAGCGCAACGCCGAACGCTCGGCCGCGTTCTTCGGCGTGCCGACCCGGCAGGTGGTGGAGTTCGGCACGGAGCTGGAGATCTAGCGGGAGTGCGTAGCCCGGATGGAGCGAAGCGCAATCCGGGACTCTTTTACGGGCAGCGGCTCCATCCGGGCTACGAGCGGCTACCCTTACTCCCCATTCGCTCCGTTCCCGCTCTCCGCCTCTTCCGTGATGTGCTCGACCGACACCACATGCTCGTCCTCGGCGGTGTCGAACACGATCACGCCTTGCGTCGATCTTCCGGCGATGCGGATGCCCTCGACCGGGCAGCGGATCAGCTGGCCCTTGTCGGTGACCAGCATGATCTGATCCGCCTCCTCAACCGGGAAGGACGCCACGAGATTGCCGTTGCGGTTGTTGACGCTCATCGCGACGATGCCTTTGCCGCCGCGACCCGTGGTGCGGTACTCGTAGGACAAGGTCCGCTTGCCATAGCCGTTGACGGAGACGGTGAGCACGACCTGCTCCTGCGCCGACATCTCGGCGTAACGCTCCTGCGCCAGCTGGAAGCTGCCGGAGGTCTCCTCGGCCTCGCCGTCCACGGCCGTGTCTTCGGCCGCGGCCTCGCCTGCGACCGCGCGGCGCATCTTCAAGTACGCCGAACGCTCGTCCGAGGTGGTCTCGACATGGCGCAGGATCGCCAGCGAAATCACCTTGTCGCCCTCGCCAAGGGCGATACCGCGCACGCCCATCGAGGTGCGCCCGGTGAACACGCGCACGTCGGGGACCGGGAAGCGGATGCACTGACCGCCGGCGGCGGTCAGCAGCACGTCGTCGCGCTCCGTGCAGATCTGCACGTCGACAATCGCCTCGCCGTCGTCGAGCTTCATCGCGATGATGCCGGAGCGGCGGACGTCGACGAAGTCCGACAGCTTGTTGCGCCGGACGTTGCCGCCCGTGGTGGCGAACATCACGTCGAGGTTGCCCCAGGTCGATTCGTCCTCCGGCAGCGGCATGATGGTGGTGATGCGCTCGCCCTGCTCCAGCGGCAGGATGTTGATCAGCGCCTTGCCGCGCGCGTTCGGCGCGGCCATCGGCAGGCGCCAGACCTTTTCCTTGTAGACCTGGCCGCGCGAGGAGAAGAACAGCACCGGCGTATGCGTGGAAGCCACGAACAGGCGCGAAACGAAATCCTCGTCGCGGGTCTGCATGCCGGCACGGCCCTTGCCGCCGCGGCGCTGCGCCCGATAGGCCGACAGTGGCACGCGCTTGACGTAGCCGGCGTGGGACACGGTGACGACCATGTCCTCGCGCTGAATCAGGTCCTCGTCCTCGACCTCGCCTTCCTGCTCGATGATGACGGTGCGCCGCGGCGTGGCGAACTCGGCCTTCACCTCGGCGAGCTCGGTCTTGATGATGCCCAGCACGCGGTCGCGCGAGCGCAGGATGTCGAGATAATCGGCGATTTCGCCCGCGAGCTTGTCGAGCTCCTCGCGGATCTCGTCGCGGCCGAGTGCGGTGAGGCGTTGCAGGCGCAGGTCGAGGATGGCCCTCGCCTGCTCCATCGACAGCCGGATCGTTCCGTCGGCGCTGATGCGATGGCGCGGATCGTCGATCAGCGTTAGCATGTCCTCGACGTCCCGTGCGGGCCAGTCGCGCGACATCAGGCTGTCGCGGGCGGTGGTCGGGTCGGGCGAGGTCCGGATCACGCGGATCATCTCGTCGATATTGGCGACCGCGATCGCGAGACCGACGAGGATGTGCGCGCGATCGCGCGCCTTGGCCAACAGGTACTTGGTGCGCCGCGTGACGACCCGCTCGCCGAAGTCGACGAAGATGGCCAGCAGGTCCTTCAGATGCATGATCCGCGGACGGCCGCTGTCGAGCGCCACCATGTTGACGCCGAAGCTGGTCTGCAGCGGCGTGAATCTGTACAGCTGGTTCAGCACCACATCCGGCACGGCGTCGCGCTTCAACTCGATGACGACGCGGTAGCCATCGCGATCGGATTCATCGCGCAGGTCGCCGATGCCCTCGATCTTCTTTTCCTTGACCAGCTCGGCGATGCGCTCGACCATCGTCGCCTTGTTCACCTGGTAGGGAATCTCGGTGACGATGATCGCCTCGCGCTCCTTGCGGATGGTCTCGATCGCGACCTTGCCGCGCATCACGATCGAGCCGCGGCCGAGGTGGTAGGCCGAGCGGATACCCTGCCGTCCCAGGATGACGCCGCCGGTCGGGAAATCCGGTCCCGGCACGATGTTGATGAGCTCGTCGATGGTGAGCGCGGGGTTGTCGATCAGCGCGACGCAGGCGTCGATGACCTCGCCGAGATTGTGCGGCGGGATGTTGGTCGCCATGCCGACCGCGATGCCGCCCGCACCGTTGACGAGAAGGTTCGGGAACTTGGCCGGCAAGACCGATGGTTCGGTCTCGTTGTTGTCGTAGTTCGGCTGGAAGTCGACGGTGTCCTTGTCGATGTCGGCCAGCAGCGCCAGCGCCGCCTTTGTCAGGCGGGCTTCGGTGTAACGATAGGCGGCCGGGGGATCGCCGTCGACCGAGCCGAAATTGCCCTGGCCGTCGATCAGCGGCACGCGCATGGAGAAGTCTTGCGCCATCCGGACCATGGCGTCGTAGATCGACTGGTCGCCATGCGGATGATACTTACCGATGACGTCACCGACCACGCGGGCGGACTTGACGTACTTCTTGTCTGGCGTGTGCCCCTGCTCGTTCATCGAGAACAGGATGCGGCGGTGCACCGGCTTCAGACCGTCGCGGGCATCAGGCAGCGCCCGCGCCACGATCACGCTCATGGCGTAGTCGAGATAGGACTTCTTCATCTCCTCGAAGATGGAGACGGGGCGAATATCCGAGGGTTGCGCCGGCTGGTCGCCGGGCTTGTCGTCGTCGTCAGCCAAGGGGAAATCCGGTGAGGTTTTATCTGGGAATCATATAGCGCATCGAGCCCCTGATAACCACCCTTGCAGGCTCCAGGGAAGCGCTTTTTCCGTCTATTTTTCCAATAGCTTACGGCGTTGCGGGGAGCGTCTCGGACAGCCCTGGAACAGGCCTTCCGAAATCGCCGCTGACACCCTCGTCGATCGCGCGGCGAGCGCATGTCATCGGCCTGTTTTGCGCTGGCGCCGTCCGACTTCAACTCAAATATGAAGCGGGCCCGGAAATCCCGAGCCCTTCCTGTCGATTAGTAAAGTTTGCTGACACGACGTGGAAGGCGCGGCTCAATCGGCCAGCGCCCTGATCGTCCGATCGCCCTCAGAACGGGATATCGTCGTCCATGTCGCTGTTGCGGCCACCGCCGCCGGCGGCAACGGGACGGCGCGGTGCGCTGCTGACGGGTCCGGAGGAGCCGAAATCGCCGCCCGGCTCATCGCCGAAGCTGCCGCCTCCACCGCCGCCGCCGCGGCCGTCGAGCATCGTGAGAGTCGAGTTGAAGCCCTGGAGCACCACCTCTGTCGAGTACTTCTCGACGCCGCTCTGATCGGTCCATTTGCGGGTCTGGAGCGCGCCCTCGATGTAAACCTTGGCGCCCTTCTTCAGGTACTGTTCGGCGACCTTGCAGAGACCCTCATTGAAGATCACGACGCGGTGCCACTCGGTCTTCTCCTTGCGCTCGCCGGAGTTCTTGTCGCGCCAGGTCTCCGAGGTGGCGATGCTCAGATTCGCAATCGGCCGCCCGTCCTGGGTGCGGCGGATTTCAGGATCCTTGCCGAGATTTCCAACCAGAATGACCTT encodes:
- a CDS encoding potassium transporter Kup; its protein translation is MTMGALGVVYGDIGTSPLYALKEAAKAAAHGATIAPEAVLGVVSLILWALLLIISLKYALLILRADNRGEGGIVALLALLHARHAQPGTWRAHLLVVGLVGAALLYGDGAITPAISVLSAIEGLKVDAPSLAPVVVPVTVAILIGLFMMQKQGTGFIGRIFGPVMLAWFVVLAALGIHGIVKAPAVLAALSPLYAFEFLIHQDFHISFGILGAAFLAVTGGEAMYADMGHFGRFPIRLAWFAICLPALVLNYFGQAALLITDPAMIENPFFQLCPDALHYPLVAFSAVATVIASQAIISGVFSLTQQSIQLGFLPRMQIRHTSNAIGQIYVPLVNWLLAAATLGAVLSFGTSDALAGAYGIAVSLLMAITTLLAALVAIQWGYSPWLVVAVNGAFFVIDVIFFSANSVKLFEGGWFPLLLAGLVAFLMLTWRSGVKLVEVARAKLRQPEEDLIETAVNKCHARLPGTAVFLASAPRGVPLALTQFVKHNRVLHERVLLVSVLIEESPHIADEERAEMIEIIPGITRVILHYGFMQNPTIYEGLKLVCRQSKLPGVDLSDITYYVGRETIIPSENIPGMWVWREGVFAFLQRNAERSAAFFGVPTRQVVEFGTELEI
- the gyrA gene encoding DNA gyrase subunit A, which translates into the protein MADDDDKPGDQPAQPSDIRPVSIFEEMKKSYLDYAMSVIVARALPDARDGLKPVHRRILFSMNEQGHTPDKKYVKSARVVGDVIGKYHPHGDQSIYDAMVRMAQDFSMRVPLIDGQGNFGSVDGDPPAAYRYTEARLTKAALALLADIDKDTVDFQPNYDNNETEPSVLPAKFPNLLVNGAGGIAVGMATNIPPHNLGEVIDACVALIDNPALTIDELINIVPGPDFPTGGVILGRQGIRSAYHLGRGSIVMRGKVAIETIRKEREAIIVTEIPYQVNKATMVERIAELVKEKKIEGIGDLRDESDRDGYRVVIELKRDAVPDVVLNQLYRFTPLQTSFGVNMVALDSGRPRIMHLKDLLAIFVDFGERVVTRRTKYLLAKARDRAHILVGLAIAVANIDEMIRVIRTSPDPTTARDSLMSRDWPARDVEDMLTLIDDPRHRISADGTIRLSMEQARAILDLRLQRLTALGRDEIREELDKLAGEIADYLDILRSRDRVLGIIKTELAEVKAEFATPRRTVIIEQEGEVEDEDLIQREDMVVTVSHAGYVKRVPLSAYRAQRRGGKGRAGMQTRDEDFVSRLFVASTHTPVLFFSSRGQVYKEKVWRLPMAAPNARGKALINILPLEQGERITTIMPLPEDESTWGNLDVMFATTGGNVRRNKLSDFVDVRRSGIIAMKLDDGEAIVDVQICTERDDVLLTAAGGQCIRFPVPDVRVFTGRTSMGVRGIALGEGDKVISLAILRHVETTSDERSAYLKMRRAVAGEAAAEDTAVDGEAEETSGSFQLAQERYAEMSAQEQVVLTVSVNGYGKRTLSYEYRTTGRGGKGIVAMSVNNRNGNLVASFPVEEADQIMLVTDKGQLIRCPVEGIRIAGRSTQGVIVFDTAEDEHVVSVEHITEEAESGNGANGE
- a CDS encoding single-stranded DNA-binding protein, translating into MAGSVNKVILVGNLGKDPEIRRTQDGRPIANLSIATSETWRDKNSGERKEKTEWHRVVIFNEGLCKVAEQYLKKGAKVYIEGALQTRKWTDQSGVEKYSTEVVLQGFNSTLTMLDGRGGGGGGGSFGDEPGGDFGSSGPVSSAPRRPVAAGGGGRNSDMDDDIPF